The Toxotes jaculatrix isolate fToxJac2 chromosome 20, fToxJac2.pri, whole genome shotgun sequence DNA segment ACAAATGTTTTTTGGAAAAACCTCTTTCAAGCACGAGGCTTGATGAGTTTATAACGACAAGTCCAGTACAGACATGaaggagacaaaacacagacgTCTATTTATGAATGAAGCTATGATGGAGGGATTTAGGTGAGATCAGGTAAAcagctcagtgtcagtgaaTCAGTCTgtaaaaaataatcaaacattaaagggtttcacacacaacagacattaGACATATAACCTTCAATCCAGCgatggaggagaagagatgaTGGGATGTGTGTAGTGTGATGGTGCAGAGAGCAGGAAACGCTCAGTGTtaacagaggtgtgtgtggaaCATAAAGCGACGTGGCTTCAGATATTCGTACGTGGATGCAGATTACACACGTGTATTAACATGATGCTTCACACATCCTGAGCTTCTCTCCTGATGACATACAAACACTGAGCTCTGTGGAAATGATTTGTTCTTATTACCACGACCAacgtttcctctctctctctcctcctccctctgttttgttctctgctctctctctaaCGCAGGAAAACCCTTACATGTGTAATAATGAATGTGATGCCAGCACAGAGGAGCTCGCCCACCCTCCGGAGCTCATGTTCGACATCGAGGGCCGTAACCCCACCACCTTCTGGCAGTCCACATCCTGGAAGAAGTACCCCAAGGCCCTCCTGGTCAACATCACGCTGTCTTGGAACAAGACCATCGAGCTGACCGACGACATCGTCCTCACCTTCGAGTCGGGCCGACCCGAGCAGATGGTCCTGGAAAAGTCGCTGGATTATGGACGGACCTGGCAGCCCTACCAGTTCTATGCCACTGACTGCCTGGACGCCTTCACCATGGAGCCCAAGACGGTGCAGGACCTGACCCAGCATACCCTGCTGGACATCATCTGCACGGAGGACTACTCACGAGGTTATGTGTGGAAGTATGACAAAACTGTGCGCTTTGAGATCAAGGACCGCTTTGCGCTGTTTGCTGGGCCCCGGCTCCACAACATGGCCTCGCTTTATGGCCAGCTGGACACCACCAAGAACCTGAGGGACTTCTTTACCATCACAGACCTGAGAATCCGCCTGCTCCGACCTGCCACAGGAGCTACGATGGTGGACGAGAACAACCTGTCCAGATACTTCTATGCCATTTCTGACATCAAAGTGCAGGGCAGGTAAGACCACACTGAGGCTGGTGTACCAACTCCCCAGAGCCACAGAAGTCTCAGGCGTGCATGTCAGTTGGTTCTGGTCTTTTGATCAACAGCAAATTAATCATAAGTAAACTACTGTGGAGTCACGAGGGGCCCAGAGAGAGGTTTTTGGCCCCGACAGGTTAATCCAGCCGCGGGCGACGGATCTGTGAAGGATTCAGGATTGTAATGATGATTCTATTGGCTGATACGTCAGCGCTTTTACTGCTGCGACAGTGCAGCTGCTCAGTGGTGAAGAAGAATGCCTTTATCGTTACCATTCTTTCCAATTAGGTAGCGGATCCATAACGATGTGCAGAGTTCACCTGCTGTCAGCATGTCTTAATTAACCAAGCTGCCTACAGCTTGCTGAGGCACTCTGCTCTGGGCGCCAGAGTCACTCAGCTGTTTGTTAGCATTTCAGCTGTCAGGTCACTGCTCGTCGTAATTAGTGTTTGATTTACAGAATCCACACAGGGTCATATAACATGAAAACACCACGCGTTAAACTTTGAGGAAAGGCCGACAGGAGCTTCCCCCGCCGCTCGAAGCTACTGAGGTAGCAAGCGCCACTGGGGCGAACACTTAAGTGGATCTGTTTTACACCGTGTGGTTTTTCAATTTAACAGACGTGAATATGGTTGTGAGGGGTGAAGGAATGAAGATTTAATTACTCTTGTTTTGCTCTTCACACATGAGAGGCTCGCAGCACAGAAGTGCAGAGCGGCGGAACGTCACAACAATCGCAGGATACGGGTAGAAGTGTTGAAGCCGGGGCTGCCAGGCTGCGGCTCACAGCCGCCgctgtgtcacagacacactcgGGAAGACGACTACAAATAGAAACATCACCGGCGTCCTGCTCAGTCACAGCAGACATCTGTTACTCCAACCAGTGTTTCTGAGCTGAATACCAGGGTTAGCTTCAGGTGATCATTAGAATAATGGGACTTCAGTTGTTGTCATTCTCTGACTGATGCTAACTGTTGTACAGTAACAACATGATTGCTGCTGtgacattatttacattaatattGTCAAATGCCTTCAGGCTGTTTAATGAATCTCTAATTTGCTGATTTCCTTAATATGCGGTTAAAATGGAGAAAGTGTGCTCCACGTCTCTGAGCGCGCTGTAAATGAGCAGGTACCCGTGAGCACAGGGAGCCATGATAATAAATGCTTCGCTCAGAAAttgaatttttgacttttctcgTGATTGAGAAGGTCATTCAGCAAAAATAACTGGAGGGAATTTACTAACACAAAAGAGCTGGACGGGACATCCATTCAACACCCGCTGGAATGAAGGGGGCTGTCATAAGCGCAGATTATTTATTCTATCTGACTAATCATGACCAAACTCGTACATCCCTGTGGGGCTGTAGATGTGAGCAATGGCTGCGCGCCACCGTCGGGCCGCGGTCGTTTACCAGCCCGCTGCTTTCAGAGTGACGCTCGCCTGAGAAATGTTCCCCACTGTTTACCAAAGGTAACACACAGTTCAGCCATAATGAgatacactctacacagagaggCTTCActctcctcccccccccccccatggcGAATCACTGCTCAGCCCCTTTCTCCATGCGTCGTATACAAGACATAAGCTCCTTAACCCCCAGAATACAGTTGTGTGAGACTCGGCGGGAGCGAGTTTGCAGGGGCAGTGAGGTTGAATGTGCCGTTTCTCACTGTGCTGCCGTCGGCCTGGATCAGGAGTGAGAGGGGGTGTGGAGGGAAGTACAGTGGGAGAGCTCACAGATTCTCTGTCCTTGCCACAACAGtgtgagaaacaaagaaaggaacATAAGCTCTTTGCCAAAGTAGGTCAACCTAGAAAGGATAGAGAGGGAAGGAGCACAACTTTGCAGAAGTGGTGCTCTTTGCATCTGTTACATGAAGCTGAAGTCGTTTCAGGGAAGTGTCACGCATGAAGGTCTGGACCAAAGCTGCTGGCGGGAAGAAATCGATGCAAAGAATTGAAGATCAAACCGAGCATGGAGCTGTGGAGCTGTGAGATGGATGTGAACGACGGCTCGGACGTCCTCGCTGCTCCGCTGTCTCAGCTGTGCTGAGCGAGCGCGTGGAGACGAGCTGCTGGAGAGTTGGGAGGATTTTCTAATTATCCACTGTATGACTTGGGCGTAATTGCTCTGCCTGTCTTTTTTACATGCTTTACAGTAAGTGCAGCCTGCAGCTTCACCCGCTGCCTCTCCCCCTCTGCTCgacctcccccctcctctccctctctccaccctGTGATCAATACAGTGTAATTAAAGCTGGAGAAGATTCAGGCTAGTAAAGGATCCTTTTCAGGCTCTGGGTTCCTCTGTTTCAGCCTCTGTCCCCCGTCTCCCTGTCTTGCTCTGTTTCTCCTGTGCAGAGTAGAGTTGTCTCTGGGTCTTTGTCTTATGTTATATAAGAAGGTCCAGCCCCTTCCCGTCCCTGCGCCGTATTTCAGGAGATAAACACCAGCCACATAGCTGCAAAAACTGAAACCCACCACAAAACAAAGAGTGCACCTCACAGCAGGAACTGTAGGTGGgatttttagttatttgtttacttatttttatCACCGTCATGGTTTTAATTGGCAAAATCTACCAGAACAATCCTTTTCTGTGCCAGAGTTTGAAACAAACTTCCAGTCTGGCAGCAGGTTTTTACTGGTGCTGTTATTTCCAAACCTGCCTCCTCCTGTCAGTGCACTAATAATAATGTGAGCTCCACATGGTGAAATAAATTTCCAGCTTGTTTCAGCCCTGTTTGTGCACAGCACACTGAAGATAGGGAAATGAAAGTTTTACACCAGCAGCAGTGGGAGCTGGGATTCAATTTCCAAAGCATATATGTGCTGTGGGACATTATCAGGGACGGTCGGAGACAACCTCAAGGGTTCGCAGTCACTTTGACTGCAGGGTGGACAGGTAATTCACTTGAAGGGGCGAATTGGTTATTAGATGCACCAACCTAGATTTGCCTCAGCCTGGTGGACAGAAAGTTTGGCTCAGTGACTCTGAATCTCCACCCAGACGATGAACCCCAGCGTCTCGGGATATTGCTGTGGACGTCTCGGTCTGGTTTTAACTGTCCCTGGGACAGCTACTGTGTGTCCGAGCTCACACAGAGTCTGACTTCACCTACTCAGAACTTGTGGATCGTGGAAAGATCCTTTGGATGTTAGACTGAGGGAGGACTGACACCAGACAGTCCAGTGATCACAGGAACTCACTGCACACTCAACATTTCCCAGCTTTGGATCAAATGTTTTACCGACGTTTGAAATAAggaaaatgatttttgttgttgtctggaGTTAAAGGATGAAAATTATTCAGCTGCTGAGTGATGCCAGTTTATTTATGGGAGCGTCTGAGTTGGATCATGTGCACAGTAATCATCCTCTCATTTGAACCGGACATGATTTATTGATGATGAATCGTGTCCAGCTGACTCTGGACTAGAGACGGGGTCAGTCTCAGGCTGCTCGGGGAGTGTTAGGGAGCGCGACCACATATGTGAAAACTGTTGTATGTTAGTGTCTCCAGAGCTTTGTGAAATCTGATGAACGGAACAGAGTCAGATCACGAAGACTAAATAAATGTGGGGGTGTGGAGTTGGACCAGACCTGCGTGTCCCCCTGCTCATCTGTCTGTGTACGAGCTGCCGAGCGGTCGGCGGGCGAGCTGCGCTGTGGATGATGTGTTTACCAGGTTTCCATTTAAATATACGAGCAGGGAAATCATCTGAACGTAACATCAGTGAATCATTAAACCTCTGTTTGGACTGAGATCAGTTCTCCAAACGTATTAAGTGAAAATGATTGATGAACTAAAAACAGGTATGGAATCCGTCCGCAGCGATCataggtttatttatttatttatttggcacaTTACTTtgcttcatttcctgtttcacaATAAGAGCACGGTGTATGTACGGTGATGTGCCACAGCACGTTCCACTAACACTGGGGATGAATCATCGGTACTGAGGCGCTGCTTCTGCTCCTCATACGTTTGGATCGAGTCCTCGAGAGAACAAATCGATAATATTCAGCGGTGTGATGAAGGGCAGCTCTGATCGGAGCAGAACAGAACGCGTCCACGGTGCACGGCTCGGGCTGAGGGTGCATTCTAACTGCCCTGTGGTTCGGAGTGCATGTGCTTTGGATACAGCTGTTTCAAACACAGATCAGCAACTTGGAGAGTGATGGCTCTATCGGATCCACCCTGAGGGAGGAACCAACAACAAGTCAATCTGCTTTcccctctcctgctccctccATAGTGCTGGGCTTGCTCTTAGGCCTGCCTGCAGTCGACAGATAATCTATTTGTGCTAATTTCATGTTTCTTGCTGCCGACTTCCCCTTTGAATAAGTCATTCCACTTGTCTGCCCTccttagtctctctctctctctctctctctctctctctctctctctctctctctctctctctctctctctctctctctctctctctctctcttacctcGCCTGTTTGTGGGATCGGCCGAGTGATTGGTCCAGATAAGTCGGACCATCTGTTAACGTCCACCCCATGTTAGTTTAATGGCTGCAATCAGATGACACGCAGCCTTTTGTTAGCTTAGCAAAGATGAGTGAAGTCAAAGTGTCCAACGTGTGTCTCCGTCATATTTACTGTGGACAGAGAGGTTGACAGGGGACGGTCCAGGGGCGACTCATCAAAGACAAAGCACAGGAAGTAGTGATGTAGCTGTCAGTCAAAGGTCGGAGCTGTAAAGTGATTGTGATCATAGATAATTTGTTCTGTTTATCATTGTCACTCTGCATCagtgcagaagaagaagctcGTGTCTGTAGGACTGAGTCTCTGCCAGGTAACACACTGTAACATCATGTTTACAGTGACAGGTGTTTTGTACTGTATTGCAGTGATGTTCattctctgtgtgctgctggcTTTTTGTGAATGGAGCGATCagactccccccccccccccccccccccccccccccccccaggttCATGGGTACCTGCTAAGATTTAGCAtctttgtttgatgttttttagcTTTGACTTTAGATGAGCTAACAGTCAGATGATTGATAAATGAggactgagcagcagcagcgtcccACCTGGCAGCTAAAGGAAGAGTAACTACTGACCTGAGCGGACGTGTGAGGCCGTGGTTGATGTCGCTGAGGGGGTGTCCTGCTTTTGACCGTCTTTGAACCTTCATTTGTCTCAGTATGACACTTTACCTGAGCAGATCTGTGCTACTGACAGAAGTCACTACCAAACAGCCTCGGCTGCCTGTCtcttccctttgtctctgtctccccccccccccccccccccccccgtgccTGAGTCAGTCTGTGCCTGGTTGAGGAGCTCAAAAGAAATTTTTATCAGTGGGGGCAGGAACTTCTCGCTCAGCCTGTTCCCAGTAGCTGCTGGATGAGGCCTCAGGTCTTTGAACATCATACACAAGTTTGGACAAAAGCGTCTCAAAGTTTTTGGGATGGACCTCCAGGCAAACGGAAAAACCCCCGATGTGATGAATTAGTTCCATCTGTCCTTGTAGTTTTCAGTGGTCTCAGCACCAGACCGCCTGCCGTCCTCGTCCTGTCCTCATGCAGCTCCTCCTTTGACTTCTCACTTTTTAATGTCCATGATGAGAACAGTGATGTAGAATTTGTTGCCGGTGGTTTATTTTGCGTTGAGTCCCAGTCATGCAGCTGTAgtgggtgtgtttctgtctgaggGAGTGTTAATATAGAAGCTGACCGCTTCAGTCCAGTTAATTGGATATTCCCAGCAGCAAAAACCTCCCCCAGCAACACGTGTGAACtgtgaaggtaaaaaaaaaaaaaaaaagggtgaggGTGGGTAGAAAAATGTGGCAGTGCATAGGCGGAGGCAGAATATGCAGTGCATCACgttgacagcagcagagggcgGTGCACCGTATCTAGAGGCCACAGCTGCCTGTGCAGAGTCATCTGCATATGGCTGCTGGCAACATCAGACCAGCGTCGCCAcgtctgtgtcctctgtggcGATGGACACAACGAAAATATTCTTTGTTGTGATGTTCTTCCTGTCAGTCAAGCCTCGGTTCAGATGTTTAATTAGCTTTTATTAAGGACAGCGGCCACATTTGAAGCCAGGCGAGCGGCGTGGCTCTGTGGGTGGGTTTCATGTAGCGCCATCGCCGGGCCAGAAtccaaatgttagcatgctaacaggctaaacAAAGGTGCACATGGGAAACGTTACAcctgcagcatcagcagtggCTGGAAccgtcactgtgagcatgttagcgtgctgatgttagcatttatcTGAGAGCACGGCTGTACGCCCTCACAGATCTgtaacactgcagcagctgagggTCATACGAAGTCGGTGACATGTTCACTGTGACTTATATTAACTGGAGATACTTCACTTTAAATGGTTTTACTGGTGCTCCTGTAGCTCTGTGCTCTTTAACCCGACCTGGTTTTTAACTGTGTGATATTACTGTTCATCAGAGGGTCAGAGAGGAATAATATGAtttaatatcacacacacagaagcacacacttTAGTCAAACACATTTGGCCTGCACTGTTTCCAGATCAGTTTCATTCTGTCTGAAATGTGACACGTTCTCGACCAGTTCACACACCTGGTGCAGCTGGAAGACACAGTAAGACTGGAGCTCAGGAGGAGAATGGTAGCTCACCCAGGGCGTAAACAGCACAGAGCGATAGCACCGTGCCTCGTAGGAATAAAGTGACGTCtcattttaaaaccattttCAACAAATTTGACTAAAGTGCCTGATTGTATTGCTCCTAACCCTAAATGCTGCAGCTCCGTTCATTAGTTTGTCAAACGCTCAGGGGATGCTCAGATACTCACACTGCGTTTTGCCACTTCCAGGTATTTAGAAGCTGGGattcatatacatatatatgtagactgtatgtgtgtacatatgtcaTGTGAGTGTGAGCCTGACTTTGTTAGATGTGGATGGAGAcgtgaacaaaagaaaaacacatccaCGGTTCAGATGTTGTGAGTGCTCCTGTGtccaggtgtctctgtctgagcagcacatccatcctcctcctgaGTGCGAGTGTTAAGGTGGACTTTTATGTCGCAGCCTGTTTCCgtgtttaaactgtttttctcttcactcttcttcttttaaaacCTCCTGTCTTTCCACTCTGCTGACCACTCTCACATACAGATGGTGGGATGAAAGAAGGATGGATTTCCACTGCTTAGTCTCTGTTTGCTGAATTGCCCCTTTCCATAGACAATCCAGCTTAAACCTCTTGTGCTGTACTTTCATAAAGCTCCTggtgttcctctttttttaatattcataaGTCAAACAGCAGAGTGTTTGCTCTCAGTGGTCTCCTGCTGAATGAAGCGGCTGCAGCTGAAGCAGTGGTGGTGTGCAGTTTGTGTGAGGACAGCTCTGAGGAGAAAGGGCCGACCTTTGCCTCTGAGGCAGATACAGCTTCTCTGAGGAGAAGGTGGCAGTTGTTCCCAGGTTGGTTTTAAGATGCACTTCGTTTCAAAACATACAGGAATGAAGTCAAATTATCAAATTATTTAACGATGATATCAGGAGTAAGAGCTTTTAAAGCATCACACTGTGATGGGACGTTCTACAGATTCTTTaccttcagtgtttctcaccagtGTGTGACACTGTTTGTGCGTTGTTTGGATCCAcgtttgctgtttttgttggaGCTTTGCTGCACGTCTCTGCACATTATCGCCAccaactgctgcagcagcagacgaGCCTGGACCCAGCAGCGGGAATGTTAATGGGATCAAACTGAATGGGGACACGCCTGGAAAAAcatcactgcaaaacaaaaacgcACAGGGGAGATTTCATTATAGtgacagcatttttaaaaaatatatttcaaaaaATAGAAATCTTTCACACGAGCAGAGCTGCCTCGTCTCAGTGAAAGCAGCCGGAGAAATTGTTTCCCAGTGACGACGAACATAAAAATCAGATCCTGTGAACGGTGTCAATGGTGCAGAACAGCTCCGTTGTACGATAAAATGGAGTCACTGAAAGATTTCTGTACAAATAAAATCAAGCGATAAGCTGCCGTGTCACTGACACTGAACCCACAGACAGCGTGCGAGCCAATCCCTTGCTATTTATCACAGGCCAGAGGCATCGACCGGGCCCAGAGATACGAGCAGCAAAGCTACAAGTGACATGAAGATGTtatcagcagagcagaggacgGGAGGCGTCGCCTCGACAAATCCCTGCCCGTTCTCAGGGACGAGGCAGCATTCATTTTCCACTTCAGAGGCCGGAGCTTCCACTTGATACAATATCGCTTGTTTTCCTATTGAGTGCAGCTTCGCTGCATAATGCAGATCTTATATTTTGAGCATCGATTTCCCTCCCAGTGGGTTTGCCGTTATTAGCAGCCGGCACAGGCAACAAATTGGATTTATGTCTTGGACAGGAAGAGTGCACTGCTGATGTGACCAGGCAACGCACGCTCCACTGGCATGTACTGTGTGGGCTGCGGTGGCACCATATGCactgtttccacacacacacctacacacgcGCAGGCAGGCAGCATCTTTGATTTCCTTCATGATCCATACATTAAAACCGTCAGACAAGCCAAATGATTAAACGCCAACTGTTTACCATGGAGCTACATTAAAGCCGCGGCCGTCTCACTGATTTCTCATCAAGCCTCTTTATTTCCAGGTCAGGGCAGACAGTTCCTTCTATTGTGCAGAATCGGGGGCTTGGACACAGAAACGTCGGAGgcatttttctcttcctcagtgTCGACAGAGCACATTCAACATTCATGTGCTGACCCATTTCATTAATGGAGAAGCTTTTTCGACGCGTCTTCCCCCATCTTCGTCGGCTGCCGCCGTCCACATAATGGGCCCTCCTGTCAGGGTTTCATGACTAATCCCCTCATTGACCTCTCCTTCACTTGcagcccccaccaccccacTGAAGATCTGGTAACGATAGGAGGGTGGGGGAGATGAGGGCAACACTGACATAGTCAGTGGCATCTGGTTTGTTAGGTTGTGTTTTATATCCCACTGCAGTTCATGATGTactggttgttttattttatttttaaaccagcaTATTAATTCAGATTTAGGAGGGATGTGATTATAAGTGTGATAAGAACAGGGATGATTGGGAGCCTCAGGGGGTCTGAGCAGGGACTGTGGAGACGTTCAGCTAATTCGgctgaaacagaacagagaaagaaaaaagttagtTTGAGTtcaggaggaaaataaacacgCAAATATGATCATAACAATGACCAGTGAACACTCACCTCACCTGACTCACCTGTCAGACCGTCACATCAGCCGCCACGTCAGCCGTCACGTCCTGTTCCTAAAACGAGACAACTCGCACTAATGAACTCAAACCTGAGCAGAGCTACAGAGCTCAGCTCGACCTCAGGTGAAGAATGTGCTGGTGAGTTTTAAACTCGTACTTTatcagaaatacaaaaaaaaaaaaaaaagttggccaTCGTCTCATCAGTCAGACGTCCCACTGAGCAGCCATATCGGCATGGGCGACACGAGAAGAGCCccgtcagagaagaaaacaccaTATGGCAGCGTTTCCCTCACAAGCTGAGGCAGATACAGCGTTTCTAACAGAGGGAGAAGTGTTGACAGCGTCAtcgttctgtttctgtttgtctgtttcacctcgtgtacacacacacacacacacacacacacacacacacacacacacacacacacacacacacacacacacacactaagatcCTAAACCTCCCCGAGCGAGATATTTGATTCTGATCTGAAGACGACAGGAAGTGATGAATAAAAACTGCTTGATAATGGGATCATTGAGTCATGAACATCGATTCGGAGCGAGTTATCTTTTGTGGAGACCGGTGAATGCAGGTGCTCATTATGCGCGGCCATCGGACGGTGCTTCAGCCTTCAGGCAGAACAGAAGCGCACAATAGAACCGCAACagacaaaagaggagaagaataatcaaacaaagagaaagtgcTGTATTGAATTTTCCAGACCTTTGCTCCTTTGACAGGGTGAAGTAAGTTAGTGGAGCACGATGACTCAGCTGTGATGGGGGGTGACTGAGATGATGGTGATTAGTGGGTCTGGGCAGAGTTCAGTAGGTTGGACTGACCACAGATCAGCAGCAGGGCTGGTTTTAGCAGGTGTTTACTGACACTGCACCTGAAGGCACTGACCTGAGCTGTTTACGCTGTCTGACACCAGCCGTTACTGGTGTTAACGCTGTGTCTTAGTAATAAAGTTCCATTCAAAAGATCACATTTATCAGTTACTGGTGGCAGGAACTGGATTACACATCGGACTGCTGTTAATGCTCTGTGGGGCTTGTGTTGTGGTTCTGTGTCGTGGTTCTGTGTCGTGGTTCTGTGTTGTGGTTCTGTGATGGATCCTCGTCTCTGTCTGCCCACTAACCCCACTACATGCTGCAGATCTTCCACCTGCCTGAATCACAGATCTGTGTCCTGTGCTGCAGGGCTCAGTCTGCAGCGATAAATCAGCCTCAGGCTCCGCCTCCTTCCACACTCTGCACTTTTACATTCAAACATCACTTTAACCCAAATGTGTAATTTTGAGCCAGTGCAGCTTCCgtcattttctctgctcagaGGTTGGAAGTGAACTAAATGTGGACAAACTGTGTCACAGTCTGAGAAAATCTGGAAAATGTTTGTGCTggtttgtgttgtggttttgtgttgcTGGACAGACAGAGTGTACGTCTCACATCGTTCTCGTTAGTCGCCGTGCAGCCTCTGGCTTCAGGTGCTTCAAACGTCACCGTCTCTGCTCTGAACACTGTAACCACCCTGACGACCCTCGCCCGCAGTTaaagagggaaaggaaatgCTAACAGCGCTAAGAGTTAACCCCCCCTCTTGCTGGGAAGCTGCcaacattttctgtaattacaCCTGCTCTTTGGGTCCAACCCTGGTCTCAGATTCTGGCCCCTGGTGGACGCAGCCATGGGAAATGTCTGCTCCAGACATCGGGATTAAGTAACAAGGGAGAGCGATGCCAGCGTTTAATGGCTAGTTACATTAGCAAGAAGCAACGAGATAACAAAAGGATTAAGAAGAGGTGGCGTTTATCATTTTCCATATTTCCATATTTCTTCCTCTGCTCGTCTCTGagattgtttggtttatttttcatataaatGTGAATGATGGCTCACACTCTGCCTTCAGCTGCCTGCTCACTCTGAGTGAAGAGGAGCTGTGagtgagctgctgtttgatgcagCACAGTACACAGAGGTCAGGTACAGTCAAACCTCTGTCAGTGTTCAGACGAGCTGCCGACCCACACTGCTCAGTGCTGCAGGATCTGTGGGGAGTTACTTCCTTTAAAGGCTCCAATCAGGACGTCTCTTATGAAATGACAAGATCGGTTGTCATTACTTCTCCAGCGGGCCTCGCCTCCAGTCTGCGTCGCTCCGTCGTCCTGGTGACGGAGCTCTCTCACTCCTCTGCAGTGCATTTTCTGTCCCCAGCAGTCTTTAGCTGAGAGCAGTATCAGTGGGGCCCCGCCTGTCGATGCTATCGAACTGCCCTGGCATGTCAGAGGCAGTAAAGACCTCTTGATTGACTCCTGCTTGGATAGCATGTCCAACTCCATACATTAGTAATGCTGAGGATTCGATAGATGGATGGCCCGGACGGATTGATGCAGGCAGGCGGCACATTTGCCTCGATGCAGGGAACCGGAGACGAAGTGAGCTCACAGTACACgtgtttcctctgcagtgtgacagagacacaTGTTCAGTTTTAGATTTTAGGTTTGTAACGAATCATTTTCAGAGGAACATACAACGGAAACAACATCAGCTCAACACAACCGTCGTTAAAATAACGTGATGTGCTGCAGGTTTTCAGCGAGCTGCTGTAGTTCAGCACCTGA contains these protein-coding regions:
- the ntng1a gene encoding netrin-G1, which encodes MRFHFALTLQALWTGVCQAAMQHYPAAWGHYDVCKSQIYTDEGLTWDYMACQPEAADMTQYLKVTLDPPNITCGDPPETYCALENPYMCNNECDASTEELAHPPELMFDIEGRNPTTFWQSTSWKKYPKALLVNITLSWNKTIELTDDIVLTFESGRPEQMVLEKSLDYGRTWQPYQFYATDCLDAFTMEPKTVQDLTQHTLLDIICTEDYSRGYVWKYDKTVRFEIKDRFALFAGPRLHNMASLYGQLDTTKNLRDFFTITDLRIRLLRPATGATMVDENNLSRYFYAISDIKVQGRCKCNLHANSCVYDKEKLSCECEHNTTGPDCGRCKRNYQGRAWSAGSYLPIPKGTANICIPNNIGPVSKYTLTKERYS